CTTACCTCCttataagattttttaaaaagaaatctgaAAACCACTTTCACCATCAGTTCACGGACTGATAACCTTTTTGAAATACTTAACATCATTTTGTTGAGATAAAAATCTTACTTTTCATGATATCGTCGGTGTAATAGTTGTAAAGATCTCCGACCACCACATCGCGGCCCAGAGCGGAAACTGATATCCGAGAAGTATCCATTTAATTTCAGCGACAAAATGTTTGTCCGCACTGTGTCACCTGTTATCAAATACCAGCGGTTATTATcacatcaaaattaaatttttattcaaacagCTTATTCTTGATTCACTTTGTAAAAATGGATTTTGATTCTTAcctaattttaattattccGAATTTTATTAGGTATGTCCAATTCCAACCACAAAAAACACTACAATTTAATTTCTGTTATCAATTAAAAActgagcacacacacaaccgaaGAGGCTGGACCCAGCCGACTTAGTGAATtgagaaattgaaatgacaaaAGGGGGGCACCGTGCTGTGGTGATTGCGCTGAGATTGCGAGAGGAATGTATAACAACAGTTCCATGTAGAGAAGTAGTCAAACAAGTGTCCACCGTCTACTCACCGCTACAATCAGAATTACCGTATACTTTTTGTTAGGTATTATATCACAAAGCCACGGCAGCACCTTAATTCAGGTCAATCATTATATATAAGGATGGTTTATAAGGCAGTAATCAAGCAACAAAACTGGCTTATCAACTTTGATTTACTTCTCGAatagatttgttttttaaaagactaACAAAACTCTGGAGACATATAGAAATGTAAAAGAGAATGGTTACACTTGCCTATAGCTGGACTTTCTATaataaaatggaataaaatggAAGAATAATTCGATAGATTTAATTTGCTTGGCTACCATCCAACATTTGACCGGTCTGACTCCAAATTCCAACTTAtatgtattttatttatttgttaaatgAAAAGAATAGGCGGAAGGTGCGAGCTGAACAAAAATATAACCTGTCCTACGCGCAACACCTGACAGGACTTCTTCTCTATCTATATGCTGTGCATATGAATTCTATATATGCTGTGCGCACAGTTGGAAGTCTTTTATTCCAGCTGAGCTGTAAATTTCAACCTGAAAATAATGAAGTGTCAGACACGTCTAGCGGGAGTGAATCATCTCACACCCATAAGAAACCGgtcttgtatttttgtttcaaaattattattattatttcgtttcgCTTTACAGAAAGTGATTGTGTGACGCTTCCTTCTATGACAGCATTCGTGCTTGGTGACATTCTGAAACCTCAGATATAtaaatttgtgattttttaaacattttattcTCTCTTCTTGATTCACCTAGATTCTATTGCCAAGAGGAAGTATGtggctttttctcttttaaatgcATTTGACTGCGCTGATTTTGTGCCAATCTGATACCATCTTGGCTATCGCGTGCATTTCATCAGAAGCATGACAACCCAATCTCTTGCAAAAATCTTGATTGgagatttatattttaaacgtgtttcttatatttgatttcccaaagctttttcttttttaaaaaagcatttttctaaataatttttcacAGACGATACGAGCGGTCGATCTTTGTCTCGcaatcaaaaaacaaaaatgtaaagaaCTGTTGAGAAACTGTGGGCGTTGTAACTCAAAAGTTGCGCCAGAGAAAACCCAATTAATCGCCAAGAAATACATTTCACTTTTTGCAAGCGGTCGTCGACACCCAGAACCAAGTGCACGAAAGCATCATTAATAACGGGCTCTTATCGAATAAATTCATCTTGAAACGCTGAACTGCAAAAAAGAACGTTTTCAGTTGTGATAGGAGAAACCGCGGGAGACgacaagaaatttaatttgatataGTGACCCAATTTCAATAGATAGGACGGCGGCAGTCGATCCGGAAGAGACCCAATCTTGATAATGGAGCATATTATATTTTTCGAGGTCACTATATCTTGTATAACGGTAAACCCATTTGTGTTGGGTTGGTTGGCTAAGCATTTtaggaaatgaattaattatactgaccgaaaaaagagaaaaattattcaagacaTATTTGTATAGCGTGTTATGATTTATCTCATATAATTATCTGGCTTTATTCACTCCTTATTTGATTATATCAATACATAATTTTAGCGGATCTGTATTACACGATTAATGTTATATCAAtatctttttcaaataatcattatttctctttttggacatgtAAATAAATAAGGTGTGAGATTTCACAAACCATTCCTGGAAGTGGGACGTAAATATAATCCGGAGAATAACGAAGACAACCGACGACTTCCGACGGCTGTCCGTCGTTGCTGCTGGGTTGGCGGCGGCGGTAGTCGAGTGCTCTGCTGGTCGCGGATCAGTTTGGCCGTGATGTCGGCCATTTGGCGGAGTTTCTGCAGGGTGGCGATTCTCTGCTGATATCCTGGACGATGTTCTTGTTTCTCGGTTTCAATCATCAAATTAATGTAGTCGGGCGCAGATAAAGGGTGAGGCCGGAGAGCGATCTCGTTCAGTCGCTGGATGCACGGGTAGGTGAGTTGCATCAAGTCCAGCAGTTGCGCCTCGTAGTCGTCGATCTCCTTCTGGATCCGTTCCAGCAGCTGTTCGTTGGTCATCGCTTCACTCGTAGCCTCTTGATACTGTTGCCGGATGGCGTCGGATGAACGCTGGACCTTCTCCTTCACCATTTCGTACCGGtacttttgattgaaatggaCATTCCACGGGCATTTGCATATCATACAGTTGCCGCTTCGGTCCATGACAGAGCAAAAATGTTTATCTGCGTCGTGAGCTTGTCTACAAGGGAAATGGCAAGTTGTGCGACACTTTTGGCAGTTGGTGGTGAACTGGCCCGTTCTGCTGATGTCAGTTGCTTTTGGAACGAGAAATTCCACTTCAAATTCGAAATTCCTGGTGGCGTCCATTTGATCGTGGTTTTCCGCCAAAATCCTCTTGATTTGCTGGAACTCGTCGATGCGGGTCAGTTTGATTTGTGTACGAAGTTGTAGACCTTCGACAAGACTTTCCAGTCGCTTCCGTTCCTCGAGGACTTCTCGGGTCAGCGTCAACGATTTGGTTTCCATGCGACTCAAATCGTCAAAGAATTTGTCGAAACCGCCAATTGCCATGTCAAAATAGGTCCGGTTGAATTCGTTTGTCTGCCGGTCGCCCTTGTTGGaagtaaagaaaatggaattgtTAAATTTGTGATGTAAAGGAAGGCCGGTGGATGGATCCATGGGCGACGGAATGCCGGCCTCTTTGACTGCACCAAGGACCGGCGGCAAAGCACCGTCAGCAAATGTCACCATCAGACGAATATTATCTTTAATatcttgtccaaaaatagacaaGATGGAGTCGAAAATGTATTGTTGAGTAGCCGTCAATCTGGGAAGAGACGACTGGACGACGAAACAGACGGCCTCCAATTGTTGAATTCCGTGACGACACTGGAAATAATCTTGGATTTGCTGCAtaattttcttgtctttttccaGCCCACGAGTGTCACCAAATCCTGGAGTGTCAACGACGGTCAGAGAATAATTCAGCCGGGATCCTTTCATCTCGTACAGGTCGTAGGTGGTTACCAAATCCGTCTGACTGTGAGCTTGTGACTTGTCGGCCGGCTCGTCGATCAATTTAAAACGGAAATCGTCGTCCCACTCGACGCCCAGCATGTAATTCACCATAGCGTTGATTAGGGTACTCTTGCCGGAACCGGTGGCGCCCAGCATCAAGATGGTCCGTTGACGACGCTTGCCGGCCAACGCCAAATAACTCGATTTTCCCAGCACATAGTGCCCGACTCCCTGCGTTTGGGCCCCTCGATGTTTCTTGACCGGTAAAGTGTAAAAGTCAACACCTGGGCACCTGTCACTGGAACACTTTCGGCTGGATCGGCGGACGATGAGAGCTGCCCGTTCGGCTTCCCGCGGCGTCCTAATCTTCAAGATCCGGCAAGCCAAACTGTAGAAAACAGACCCGTTGGTGTCGGTGCAAACGGCTCTGACCTGGACGCAGTAGAGCGTGTCTGGAACGAGCGGTTCGAGGGTGAAAGTTTTGCTTGTCGTCGATCGCTGGATGAAAGACGAATCTTGATTGCCATCGGCCCAGCATTCAACAGCAAAATACTTGACGgtaatttccatttcttcttcactttctGTTTCACTCGcaacttcaatttcttcttcgtcaaaaatgaaatggtaCCAGGAAATGGTGATGCTAGTGTCGGTCGCTGACTGGCAGATGACTCCGATTGGCGGCCGACAAACCGGATTGATTGTCACCTCGCAGTTGACCGGATTGAACCGACTCCTCCCACCTGGTGTCACTGCGGCAACGCGAAACACGTAACTCTCCTCCGACTGCAGATAACTGATTGTAATTGTCTTGGAATGATGTTGAATGGAATCCCAACTTTCTCCGGATCTATCCACACTCCGATACTGCAAAATGAAATTGGGCTCGTCGACTTCCTCCTCAGTTGTCCAGCTCAGCGTGATGACGCCACGATAGTTCTTTTTGACTGTGACTGGGCCAGGAGTTTTGGGAATGGTGTAATTATTCTGCACAACTTCTCCGGAATAGCTGTCGTATAACCGAATGGATGGGGAAATTGTTTCGCCATCTTGGCACAATTCTTCGTCGTAAAAGACCATGTACCGCACGTTGGGTGTGTCCCGGTTACAATCCGTCACCCATCCGGAGAATTCTTGGCCAGCGATAAAACACCGACGACGGGCGGCTGACATTCGACTGCTGTCTAATCCGGCAATATTGTTACTTGCCCATTGTGTCCAGCTGGATGGATGCGATGTGCTGAACACGTCGACGAAACGGCTCATCTCGTTTACTGGACTGATGTCCGACTGTCCAGCAAGACTTGGCAGGTGGAGAACAACGGCGAACGATCGATCATATCCTGGATTCTTGATCTCCTTTTTCAGCTGATCCGCTCCCAGGAGAAGCCGGATGCCAGGCAACTGGACCAACCTGGTCAAGGTCTCGATCTGATGTTTCTGGTGGCTTAGCCATAAGCTTAATCCTTTGGTGGAGAAAGGCGATTTGTTCTCAATTGTTTCCATCATTTCCAGCATCTTCTCCGTCGACAGGTCGGCCCCTTTCCGGAAGCAAGTGGTCCATTCTGGCAGCAACTTGGATTACAAAGCGGATGTGAATTTGGCCATTAATCCGTCAAAGTCTTTGATTCTTTGACGACAGTTGGGAGGGATTTGGCCATTGGAAATGTGTTGTAAATGGTGAACCAACGAGTCCGTTTCACGTCGAACTCGTCGCATCCGGTTCCACATTTTCTGCCAGCGGATCACTAGGTCACGGGGGAGATCCAAAATGTTGCTGGAAATCCTGTAGATGTTATTGGCTTCCGTCTGCATCAGCTTACCAAGAGGGTACAACCACACTCTCAACGGGATGGCCGTGCTGGCCAGGTGATCCATGACTTTCCTGCAGGCTTGGTACTGCTCGCCGACGTCCTTCAAAGTCCAGCTTTGTCCACTTTTGACGCCAATCAAGTCGCTGTACAGGAGACACAGCAAGTCTAACGGAATAAGGtggtcttcatcttcttcgtccAGTTCTAGTCGATTTCGGCCATTCAAAAGTCCGTTGGCAAAGAAGTGGgcgtagtcgtcgtcgtccctgGAATTTTTAGGAAGTGGGCCGAGTTGAGGAGAGAAAATGCAGAAGGCCTCCAGGCCGTAAGTGACCGCTACAACGACGTGAGTGGCCTGGCTCTTGATGAGTCTCTCTGGCCGGCAGATAATTTCCAGGCTAGTGGGGTCGACTGAGACTTTCCTGCTGGAAGAACGACAATGGACGGCCACTTCAGCACCGTGATCAAACGTGGTAAAATCAGATCGATCAATCGGGTACTGCCAAGCTCCTGCCAATGAAGGACGTAACAGTCCAGCCATCAAACTCATGGCCGAGTGATTGTCCATTCCCAAATCAGACAACAAGGTGGTCCCATGTTCATCATCTTCgatatcatcttcttcttcactcctGTGCTCGGCCACAATTGAATGAACTTTGACAGTTTCTTTCTGTTCTGTCTTGACAGTGGCCAGACGAGAAACGTCACTTGGATCCCACAGACGCATATCTGCAACCAAATTTCACGTTATTATCTTAAATTTCGTTCAATAATTGTCCATCTTAAGAAATAAGCATTTGAATTTGACGTTCTGTGatgaaagaaaagttaaacttTTTACTTACTTGGTACAATGACGTCTTCAATGTGATTGTAGAGAGTGCCGATGGAAAAATTACGGCCAAGAGCAATCATTTTAATAGTATCGAGTTTGTTAAACATGATGGAAAACCGGTTGAGAACTGAGCGTTTGCATTACGCTACGACAGACCACGAAATAATAAACTGAAATTACTGAATCCAACCAAAATCAAACGTCAGATTTTGTTGTCGTCTGCCATCACGACACTTGTCACTAGCGGACTTTCAAAGAAACAACTTTTAGCGCttgtttgattatttaaaaaaaaaacattataaaaaatttgcacTCGTAATAGTTAAATTGCAAAATTATAAACGTTCGGATAATAACATAAAATCTATggttatttcaaaatcttaatATCTTCTTGAGAAATTTCCTACGCACTAATTGCGCATTTCCTGCTTTACTTTTATGTATAGTTTTAGGACAATATCGACGAgtgattaattttgaaaactctTCATTTTTATATCAAGAATTTGACAAGCAAACAAAATCACATTATATGCATAAATAGCTgtatttttcaacatttcataGTTAATCTCTtctctgttttcttttatatggCAATTATATGGCTCTTTACAACCTTTACATAATAACATCGAGATAATCTGTGAACGCAAAACAACAAGCAACAATAACATTTTACCAAAATCTCACCAACAATGTACAATATGCCACTTAATCTTCATCGCGCCATCCAATCATGTTACCGGATGCCGCACCAACTTCAGGGTCTTCAGCAATCGGCGACAGCAGGCCGTCGCCTTCGTCATCATCGGCCGCCAGGTTTTCACCGCCATCCTTTCCATCTTCGCTAAACAGCGACTCCTTATTCTTGATTTTACTGGTAATGTCGGCCATTTGTCGCAGCTTCTTCAAGCTCTCGATCCGCTCCTTGAAGCCGAGACGTTTCTCCTGTTGCTCGGCGTCGATGATGAGGTCGATGTACTGCGGAGTCGAGAACGGATTCGGACGCAGGGCGATCTCATCCAGCCGCTGGATGCAGCGTGAAACCGTATTCACACGCTCTAAAACGGCCTTTTCGTTGTCGTCGAGATCCTTTTGCAGGATCTGGATCAGTTCGTGAGCCGTCAATTTCCTCTTCAATTCCGCCtcgtatttctgtttaatggCGTTGGATGAAGTGGCCTGCTGCTCGCTGACATATTCCCACTTGTACGGCTGGTTGGCATGCATGTTCCAGATGCAATTCTCCGGACAAACGCGACAACTGCGAATTGATCTAGGCATGCCATGATCCATGGCCCAGCAACTGACTTTGCCGTCGTCATTCGGGATCATACAAGGATAATGGCAAGTGACGTAACATTTGTTGCAATTGGTTAAATATAGACCGGCTGGAATGTCCACTTTCTTGGGCACCGTTACTTCCACAACTAATTCCACATTTTCATTGGCATCAATTTGGGCCTGACAATTCGAGATCATTTGCTTGGTTTTGCGCATTTCTTCCATCTTGGACAAGCCGATTTTGATGAGCGGTTGGAGTCCGTCCACGGTGGCTTCCAATCGCTTCCGCTCGTCTAAAACTTGTTTCGTTAGAGAAAGAgatttggttttcatttttccaaggCCGATAAAGAAAAGCTGGAAATTGTTCATGCCCATCTGCCAGAAGAATCTGTTAAATTTGTCGACCGTGTATGTTGTGTTTGGACCGATTCCGGACTCGCGGCTGGAACAAAAGAAGCCAGAATTATTAAATTTGTGGTGAAGCGGCCTGCCAGTGTTGTCATCCATCGGACAGGGAAGATCAGCCTCGGTGATGGCGCTCAAGATGGGCGGCACTTGGCTGTCGGCGAACGTCAATAAGAAATTAATGTTCTCCTTGATGTCGTTACCGAAGATGGAAAGCACTGAatcaaaaatgtaaatttgtgtGGGCGTCAACCGGGGCAAAGAGGCTTGCGCCACGAAACCGACCACGTCCAGCTCTTGAATTCCGCCCCTTTCTTCGAAAAATTTACGGACCATTTCGGTGATTTCTTGGTCCCTTTCGAGCCCTTTGGTGTCACCGTAGCCGGGCGTGTCGACAATAGTCAGCGAATACGGAACGCGGAATCCTTCCGCTTGATGGATGTCGTAGGCTGTGATGCGGCTGGTCTGGCTGTCAACTTGGGAGCGGCCGGCCGTCTGTTCTTCAATCAACTGGAAGCGGAAGGTATCCTCCCATTGGacgtcaaaaatgaaattaatcatACCGTTGATTAGTGTAGTTTTACCGGAACCGGTTGCGCCCATCACCAAAATCGTTCGATGCTGCATCTTCCCTGTGTGCAGGGCGTCAGCTCTACCGAAGGCGAAGCGATCGGCCGTCGCTGCTGGCCCAGATAATTTGGTAAGCGGAACAGCAAATACATCCATCCCGTTGCGGTTGACAATTTTCTTGCATTTCTTCACGATCGTTTCGGCAAAACGCATCTCATTGACTTCCGTTGTGAATCGGACGCTTGCACTTTGTCCACTTTCATCCTGGCCGTCAACGGCTACAACGCTAACGAAATAAGTCGTGTTGGGCTGGAGTTCTTGTAAACGGCATCCGGTTTCTCTGACGTCCACTTCGCGAGCAGACGAAGGGGTTTGGCCGTCTCGCCAAAAACAAACGCGATACGATAAGCTTCCGGCATGAAAAGGAGCTCTCCAGGACAGCTCACAAGTGCTTTTTGTAACCAAATCCACTTCTAATCCAGTGGGGGGCTGCAACAGAAGTTTCTTCGCCCGTTGGGAGGGCTCTGCGGATGCTGATGCCCCCTGGCGGCTGTCGGATATGCATAAGTTTCCAGTCAGCCAGTCCAGTTCCTCGTCGGAATCGCTAAGATGAATAACGCCCAGCGCAGTCTCGGTGTCAACGACGTCGCTGAACTCACTGCGTCCTATGCAGGTATCGGCGGCCACTCGAATTTCCAGCTCTGGTCCTCCACTGTTGTAGTTGAGGATAATTTGGTTTTCGCCGGACTTGGCCGTCTTCTGTTGACTCCAAGGGTCGGAACTGTTCATCGGTCTAAAATCGACGGAAAAGTGACACGGATAACCCAATTCTTCATAGTCCCACGACACAATAATGGATGGAGTCGATTTCTTATTGGATTTAGCGGGAGCGAGACGAATTTTCAAATCAGTCGGGGGGACGGGTAGCTGGTCCAGGTTGTCCTTGAGTAGATTATCAGCTTCGTAGACGGAATAGCGACAGCCATCTTGACCTGGTTCTCCGGAAGTGATGTAAAACTGAACTTGATTTtccaaatgtttgtttttctcgacGTGATTGGCGAATTGCCGGATCTTGTCCATCACCTGCTTTGTCCTACGTGGACCCATGTGCCACGGAAGTTTATCCTCGTCAACTTGGCCATCTTCATCATCCGTGTCATCCTCGAATGCCACCAATTTGCTATAGTTTTCACAGTAGTAGTTCATCTCTTCTAGAATCTCGTTGGCTTTTTCATCCAGCGACGGAATAGTCAGCACCAAGGcgtatttcttttcaaacgaATCGGCCAGTTTCTTTTCCAGTTGTTGCTTCCCGGATAAGAATAGAATTCCGTTGATGCCGGATATTTTACCGACCACCTCCGACTCGGAAACTTTGAAGCGGAGCCAACGTTCCAGTCGAATTGGTTTGAACAGCCCGTGACTCTCGGCGATGCTGTTGACTCTTTCGACTTCATCGTCATCACCATCGTCACTTTCCCTGGACCTAATGACGCCATTCTTCAGACTTTCCCTCAGGAGATGTTTGTATTCATTCAAAACGTCCAGGAAAGATTTCAGCGATGCTCGGTTGATTTTCTTGGCAGATGAGGAGGCTCGAATGGCTTCCGCTTTGTTCCGGATTTCTTCCAATTGAAGCCAGTTCCGGCACATTCGAGCTGTCACTTCGGAGTCGACATCGCGGAATCCAAATGACCGCCGTAATCTTTCATCGGAAagtttcaaaatgaatttcacCGGGCAGAGAAGGAATGTGATGGGGATGGCTTTGCTCTTGTTTTCCAcatcttctttgatttttcgtATCATTTTCAGGCAATGTGCGTAGACTTCAATGACGTTACACTCTCGAACAGCTAAAGATTGGAGGTCGGAGTAAAAACGACATTTCAAACGAGTGAGCtgggctttttcttctttggtgaACTGCTCCTTGAAATCAGGTAATTGGGCGTCAAAGTCGATGTCGCCTAATGCGTTCTCCAGTTTGGTTGCCAATTTTCCTAAATTTTCTTCGGCTTCCTCGTGAGCTTCTTCGTCGGCTTCGTGGCTGCCAAGATCCTGGCTCAGGACGCAATAGGCTTCAGCTCCGTAGACGATCCCTACGACGACATGGGTGGCTTTTGGCAACTCCATTTCGGCATCAATGCTGTCAGGCAGACGTAAAGGGCTCATCTGTTGGAGAAGAGTTTGCACATCCAGACGCTCCTTCCTGGACTTTGTGCGACACACAAGAGTTTGGGTGACTTGTGACGGGCTCGATGGATCGTTCAGGTAGTTGCTGGCTCCGCTGAATTTGTTGATGAGACCAGTCACGATGCTGGCCTGAAGATGGTCGTCAAGACCCATGTGCTGCCACTTGTTGCTAAAATTTGAATCGGGACGAATCAAGTTTATTTTGAAGCCGGTAGTGACATCAGTAGCATTCGCGAATTTGGATGAATCCCACCACAGTCGGCAATCTAAAATACAAATGTATCTGCATTATACTCGGCACTAAAAATAACAAGTAAGAAAACATCTTTAAATGTAGGGAAGATTGAAAGAGTTAAGTTACTCGGTATTTGAATTTAAGCAAATGAGAAAACACTTTTCTTAATCATGGCTTGTATCACGAATTCTAAACTAAACTAAGCAGtgtgtttttttgaaattccaaaaagaaaatctataaAGATGAcaagaaattataatttactTGTGAGAATGTTATCAGTGTGATAATCATACAGATCTCCCATTTGAAAACGACGTCCCATCGCGGCCATCTTGGTAAAGTTATCTTCCATTTCTGTTCAATCAGCTTCTTTTTCCGTTTAGATGAGAAACAGTTTTAGCTGGCTAATCACCTATACCAAAATTATACGATCATACAATTGATATTTGTTACATCTTACATCCTCAATTATTTGCAACAAAGTCGGcagattttcaataaaaatgggCAATTACCTCTTTTAAATTGTCGCAATTTCTATATAAGAACTTCACTCGAATTCTCGtttgacagcagcagcagcaatgcaGCATACAAGCTCGTATATGTCAAAAATACAAGTGCCAAGTGCGGGAAATCACAATCAGTGCAGTCGACGTTCTTCTTGTTGACTGATGAGTCATGATGGCAAAATTCATTATTGACACACAAACCAAGTTAGCCGTTTTGCGTCATATTGTGAAGCATAACAaattctaaaaacaaaattaaagttgtaaaaaataataaagttgtGTGAAATTTGTTCACTTTCAAAATCTAAATGTAACGGCTTAGTTGTCTG
This sequence is a window from Daphnia pulicaria isolate SC F1-1A chromosome 7, SC_F0-13Bv2, whole genome shotgun sequence. Protein-coding genes within it:
- the LOC124349436 gene encoding uncharacterized protein LOC124349436, with translation MLEMMETIENKSPFSTKGLSLWLSHQKHQIETLTRLVQLPGIRLLLGADQLKKEIKNPGYDRSFAVVLHLPSLAGQSDISPVNEMSRFVDVFSTSHPSSWTQWASNNIAGLDSSRMSAARRRCFIAGQEFSGWVTDCNRDTPNVRYMVFYDEELCQDGETISPSIRLYDSYSGEVVQNNYTIPKTPGPVTVKKNYRGVITLSWTTEEEVDEPNFILQYRSVDRSGESWDSIQHHSKTITISYLQSEESYVFRVAAVTPGGRSRFNPVNCEVTINPVCRPPIGVICQSATDTSITISWYHFIFDEEEIEVASETESEEEMEITVKYFAVECWADGNQDSSFIQRSTTSKTFTLEPLVPDTLYCVQVRAVCTDTNGSVFYSLACRILKIRTPREAERAALIVRRSSRKCSSDRCPGVDFYTLPVKKHRGAQTQGVGHYVLGKSSYLALAGKRRQRTILMLGATGSGKSTLINAMVNYMLGVEWDDDFRFKLIDEPADKSQAHSQTDLVTTYDLYEMKGSRLNYSLTVVDTPGFGDTRGLEKDKKIMQQIQDYFQCRHGIQQLEAVCFVVQSSLPRLTATQQYIFDSILSIFGQDIKDNIRLMVTFADGALPPVLGAVKEAGIPSPMDPSTGLPLHHKFNNSIFFTSNKGDRQTNEFNRTYFDMAIGGFDKFFDDLSRMETKSLTLTREVLEERKRLESLVEGLQLRTQIKLTRIDEFQQIKRILAENHDQMDATRNFEFEVEFLVPKATDISRTGQFTTNCQKCRTTCHFPCRQAHDADKHFCSVMDRSGNCMICKCPWNVHFNQKYRYEMVKEKVQRSSDAIRQQYQEATSEAMTNEQLLERIQKEIDDYEAQLLDLMQLTYPCIQRLNEIALRPHPLSAPDYINLMIETEKQEHRPGYQQRIATLQKLRQMADITAKLIRDQQSTRLPPPPTQQQRRTAVGSRRLSSLFSGLYLRPTSRNGL
- the LOC124348452 gene encoding cytolytic toxin-beta-like, whose product is MIALGRNFSIGTLYNHIEDVIVPNMRLWDPSDVSRLATVKTEQKETVKVHSIVAEHRSEEEDDIEDDEHGTTLLSDLGMDNHSAMSLMAGLLRPSLAGAWQYPIDRSDFTTFDHGAEVAVHCRSSSRKVSVDPTSLEIICRPERLIKSQATHVVVAVTYGLEAFCIFSPQLGPLPKNSRDDDDYAHFFANGLLNGRNRLELDEEDEDHLIPLDLLCLLYSDLIGVKSGQSWTLKDVGEQYQACRKVMDHLASTAIPLRVWLYPLGKLMQTEANNIYRISSNILDLPRDLVIRWQKMWNRMRRVRRETDSLVHHLQHISNGQIPPNCRQRIKDFDGLMAKFTSAL
- the LOC124349390 gene encoding uncharacterized protein LOC124349390; amino-acid sequence: MEDNFTKMAAMGRRFQMGDLYDYHTDNILTNCRLWWDSSKFANATDVTTGFKINLIRPDSNFSNKWQHMGLDDHLQASIVTGLINKFSGASNYLNDPSSPSQVTQTLVCRTKSRKERLDVQTLLQQMSPLRLPDSIDAEMELPKATHVVVGIVYGAEAYCVLSQDLGSHEADEEAHEEAEENLGKLATKLENALGDIDFDAQLPDFKEQFTKEEKAQLTRLKCRFYSDLQSLAVRECNVIEVYAHCLKMIRKIKEDVENKSKAIPITFLLCPVKFILKLSDERLRRSFGFRDVDSEVTARMCRNWLQLEEIRNKAEAIRASSSAKKINRASLKSFLDVLNEYKHLLRESLKNGVIRSRESDDGDDDEVERVNSIAESHGLFKPIRLERWLRFKVSESEVVGKISGINGILFLSGKQQLEKKLADSFEKKYALVLTIPSLDEKANEILEEMNYYCENYSKLVAFEDDTDDEDGQVDEDKLPWHMGPRRTKQVMDKIRQFANHVEKNKHLENQVQFYITSGEPGQDGCRYSVYEADNLLKDNLDQLPVPPTDLKIRLAPAKSNKKSTPSIIVSWDYEELGYPCHFSVDFRPMNSSDPWSQQKTAKSGENQIILNYNSGGPELEIRVAADTCIGRSEFSDVVDTETALGVIHLSDSDEELDWLTGNLCISDSRQGASASAEPSQRAKKLLLQPPTGLEVDLVTKSTCELSWRAPFHAGSLSYRVCFWRDGQTPSSAREVDVRETGCRLQELQPNTTYFVSVVAVDGQDESGQSASVRFTTEVNEMRFAETIVKKCKKIVNRNGMDVFAVPLTKLSGPAATADRFAFGRADALHTGKMQHRTILVMGATGSGKTTLINGMINFIFDVQWEDTFRFQLIEEQTAGRSQVDSQTSRITAYDIHQAEGFRVPYSLTIVDTPGYGDTKGLERDQEITEMVRKFFEERGGIQELDVVGFVAQASLPRLTPTQIYIFDSVLSIFGNDIKENINFLLTFADSQVPPILSAITEADLPCPMDDNTGRPLHHKFNNSGFFCSSRESGIGPNTTYTVDKFNRFFWQMGMNNFQLFFIGLGKMKTKSLSLTKQVLDERKRLEATVDGLQPLIKIGLSKMEEMRKTKQMISNCQAQIDANENVELVVEVTVPKKVDIPAGLYLTNCNKCYVTCHYPCMIPNDDGKVSCWAMDHGMPRSIRSCRVCPENCIWNMHANQPYKWEYVSEQQATSSNAIKQKYEAELKRKLTAHELIQILQKDLDDNEKAVLERVNTVSRCIQRLDEIALRPNPFSTPQYIDLIIDAEQQEKRLGFKERIESLKKLRQMADITSKIKNKESLFSEDGKDGGENLAADDDEGDGLLSPIAEDPEVGAASGNMIGWRDED